The genomic window GGCCTGGTAGACCATCGGCGCGACGAAGAAGACCAGCAGCCAGGCGACACCGGCGAGCAGCAGCAGATACGGCGTCAGCCGGCGCCGCCCGGCCGCCCGGCGCAGTGCGGCGGGCAGCGACCCGGGCTCCGGCGCGGTGGGTGGCGGCCCGGCGGCCTGCGCGGTGGCGGCGCTCATACGGCGGCCTCCGCGGCGGAGCCGTCCTTTGCCGTACCGCCGTTGCCCGCGGCGTCCTTGCCGCTCGCGCTCGGCGCGGGCGCGCTCGGGGAGTACGCGGCGTCTTCCGCGTCCGCGCCCAGGCCGGCGTCGATGTCCTGGGCCGCGTCGAGGCCGAAGGTGTGCGCCGGATTCCAGTGCAGGACGACGGGCGCGCCCGGTACGAGCCGGCCGTCGCGTTCGACGTTCGGCACGAAGACCTCAAGCTCCGGGCAGACCGGGCTGTCGATCACGTACTGCGTGGAGACCCCGATGAAGCTGGAGTCGACGATCCGGCCCGGCACCCGGTTGCGCCCCTCGGGTATCGCGTCCTCGTCGTCCCGGTGGGCCAGCGCGATCTTCTCCGGGCGCACCCCCGCCAGCACCGTGCCGCCGGTGGCGACCTCGGCGCTGCACCGGGCGGCGGGCAGCGTGAGGGGCTGCCCCGCCGAGACCAGCAGGATGTCGCCGCCCGAGGTGCCGGTGACCTCCGCCTCGATGAGGTTGGAGGTGCCGAGGAAGTTCGCCACGAAGGTGGAGCCCGGGTTCTCGTAGAGGTCCGCGGGGGCGCCCAGTTGCTCGACCCGGCCGGCGTTCATCACCGCGACGGTGTCGGCCATCGTCATGGCCTCCTCCTGGTCGTGGGTGACGTGGATGAAGGTGATGCCGACCTCGGTCTGTATGCGTTTGAGCTCCAGCTGCATCTGCCGGCGCAGCTTGAGGTCGAGGGCACCCAGCGGTTCGTCGAGCAGCAGCACCTCGGGCTTGTTGATCAGCGCCCTGGCCACGGCGACCCGCTGCTGCTGCCCGCCGGAGAGCTGGTGCGGCTTGCGGCGGCCGAACCCGCCGAGCTGCACCAGGTCGAGCATGTCGCCGACCTGCTGCTCGACCGACTTGACACCGCGGCGGCGCAGCCCGAAGGCGACGTTCTCGTGGATGTCCAGGTGCGGGAAGAGCGCGTAGTTCTGGAAGACCGTGTTGACCGGGCGCTTGTACGGCGGCAGGGCGGTGACGTCCTGGCCGCCGAGCGCCACGGAGCCCGCCGTGGGGGTCTCCAGGCCCGCGATCATCCGCAGGGTGGTGGTCTTGCCGCAGCCGGACGCGCCGAGCAGGGCGAAGAACGACCCCGCGGGGACGGCGAGGTCCAGCGGATGGACGGCGGTGAAGGACCCGTAGGTCTTGCTGAGCCCGGAGAGGCGGACGGCGTCGCCGGGTGCTGCGGAGGGTGCGGTCGTCATGGCAGGTGTCCTCGGGTCAGGCGCCGATGAGCTTGGAGAACTTCTCCTCGTAGCGGGTGTCCTCGTCCTCGCTGAGGGAGCGGAAGCTGTGCGACTTGGCGTCCATCGCGGCGTCCGGGAGGATCAGCGGGTTGGAGGCGAGCGACGGGTCGATCTTCGCCAGATACGGCTTCACCCCGGCCACCGGGCACACGTAGGCGATGTACGCCGACACCTGGGCGGCGACCTGCGGCTCGTAGTAGTAGTCGATGAGGCGTTCGGCGTTGGCCTTGTGCCGCGCCTTGGCGGGGATCAGCAGGTTGTCGGTCGAGAAGAGGAATCCGGCGTCGGGGAAGACGTACTCGATGTCCGGGTCGTCGATCCGCAGCTGCACCAGGTCGCCGGCCCAGGCGACGCAGGCGGCGATGTCGCCCTTGCTCAGCCCGTCGGTGTAGTCGTTGCCGGTGAACTTGCGGATCTGCTGGCTGTCCACGGCTTTCTGCACCCGGGCGATCGCCGCGTCGTAGGTGTCGTCGGTGACCGTCTCCGGCTTGTGGCCCATGTCGAGCAGCGTCATGCCGATCGTGTCGCGCATCTCGGAGAGCATCGCGACCCGGCCCTTGAGCGAGGGGTCGTCGAGCAGTTGCGAGATCGAGGTGACCGCCCGGCCCTTGGTGGCCTTCTTGTTGTAGGCGATACAGGTCGCGATGCCCTGCCAGGGGTAGGAGTAGGCGCGGCCGGGATCCCAGTCGGGGCTGCGGAAGCGCTGTTCGAGGTTGGCGAAGGCGTGCGGCAGATGCGCCGGGTTCAGCTGCTGGACCCAGCCGAGCCGGATCATCCGGGCGGCCAGCCAGTCGGTCAGCACCATCAGGTCGCGCCCGGTGTCCTGGCCCGCGGACAGCTGCGGCTTGATCTTGCCGAAGAACTCGACGTTGTCGTTGATGTCCTCGGTGTACTTGACCTTGATGCCGGTGCGCTTGGTGAACGCCTCAAGCGTCGGGCGGTGCTTGCCGTCGTCCGAGACGTCGATGTACTCGGTCCAGTTGGAGAAGTCGACGGTCTTCTCCTGGGCCGAGTGGTCGCTGGACGCGGTGCTGTCGCCGGTGCGGCCCGCCGCGGGTATGCCGCACGCGGTCAGGCCCGCGACACCGGCCGCGCCGAGGCCCGCGGCACGCAGCAGCGTCCGCCGGCCCATCGCCGCGCGTCCACCGGTCGTGCTGCGCCGCAGGGCCGCACGCAGCGACGGGGGCAGGGGGTCGTACTGCTCCATGGGTGACGCCCTCCGGTCTCGGGGCCTTCGCGGGGGTGATCGGCCTGCTGGTGCCTCTCCCGGGGATGACCTGACACGGCCGGCCGCCGGGCCTCACGGTCGCCCGATGGCGTGGTCAATTCCCGGATTGGTGGCTGATCCTGGCAGAGGGGACGTCCTCCAACAAGGGATTCCGTTGTTGCCTTTTGGTTACGCGACGAAATCTGTGGACTCCGCCCGCACATGGCGCCACCTGCGTCGCACCCGGTACGCCGCGGGGCGCGGCGCGGCGGGCGTTCTACGATGAGGCGGCACCGCCGGCCGTATCCGCACCGTCGTCCAGGAGGACACCGCATGCCCGACAGCGCTCCCGCAGGCGGCCTTGAGGCCTTCATCGCCGGGCTGCCGAAGGCCGAGCTGCACGTCCACCACGTGGGGTCCGCCTCGCCGCGGATCGTGGCCGAGCTGGCTGCCCGGCACCCGGACTCGGCCGTGCCCACCGATCCCGCGGCGCTCGCCGACTACTTCAGCTTCCGGGACTTCGCGCACTTCATCCAGGTCTACCTCTCGGTGGTCGACCTGATCAGGGACGCCGAGGACGTGCGGCTGCTCACCTTCGAGGTGGCCAGGGACATGGCACGGCAGAACGTGCGCTACGCCGAGCTGACCGTGACCCCGTACAGCTCGGTCCGGCGCGGCATCCACGACCGGGAGTTCATGGCGGCGATCGAGGACGCGCGGAAGGCCGCGGAGGCGGAGCTGGGCGTGGTGCTGCGCTGGTGCTTCGACATCCCCGGCGAGGCGGGCCTCCCCTCGGCGGAGGAGACCGCACGGCTGGCCCTCGACCTGCGGCCCGAGGGCCTGGTGTCGTTCGGCCTCGGCGGACCCGAGATCGGGGTGCCAAGGCCGCAGTTCAAGCCGTACTTCGACCGGGCCAGGGCGGCGGGCCTGCACAGCGTGCCGCACGCCGGGGAGACCACCGGGCCGGAGACGATCTGGGACGCGCTGCGGGAGCTGGGCGCCGAGCGGATCGGCCACGGCACCAGCGCGGCCGCCGACCCGCGGCTGCTCGACCACCTGGCCGAGCACCGCATCCCGCTGGAGGTCTGCCCGACCTCCAACATCGCCACCCGCGCGGTCGCCACCCTCGACGAGCACCCGATACGGCGGATGGTCGAGGCGGGCGTCCTGGTCACCGTCAACAGCGACGACCCGCCGATGTTCGGCACCGACCTCAACACCGAGTACGCGGTCGCGGCGCGGCTCCTTGAGCTCGACCACCTCGGGGTGGCGGGGCTGGCGAAGAACGCGGTCGAGGCGTCGTTCCTCGACCCGGCGGGCAAGGCGCGGATCGCCGCCGAGATCGACAGCTACGCGGCCGCATGGCACTGACCGTCGCCCACCGGGGCGATCCGTTCGCGTACCGCGAGAACACCCTGCCCTCGGTGCGCTCCGCGTTGCTCAAGGGCGCCGACGCGGTCGAGGTCGACGTCCGGGTGACCCTCGACGGGGTGCCCGTGCTGCTGCACGACGAGACCCTGGAGCGGCTGTGGGACCTCCCGCACCCGGTCGGCGCGCTCACCGCCGCCGAGGTCGCCGAGCTCACCGGCGGCGGGCTGCCGACGCTGGAGGACGCGCTCGCGGAGCTGCGGCGCCACGCCCGCGGCCGGATGCTGCTGGACCTGAACGGCGCGGAGCAGGCGGCCCCCGCGCTGGCCGCGGTCCGGGCCGCCGGGGCGCAGGAGCGGGTCTACTTCTGCGGCGGGGCGACCGCGATGCGTGCCGTTCGGGCCGCGGACGCGGACGCGGAGATCGCGCTGACCTGGAAGACCTCCGCGCGTCCCGCGCCCGCGCTGCTCGCCGCGGTGGCGCCGCGCTGGCTGAACCTGCGCTTCGGCCTGGTCGACCCGCCGACCGTCGCCTACGCCCGCGAGCGCGGCCTGCTGGTGGCGGCCTGGACCGCCGACTGGCGCCGCTCGATGCGCCGGCTGCTGGCCCTGGGCGCCGACTCGGTCACCACGAACCGGCTGACCGCGCTGCAGCGCCTGACGGGGCTCCCCGCGCCCGGCGGTACGGGGAGCCGCCGCCCCGGGACGTGACCGGGGCCTTCGGCCGTCGTGCTCACTGGCCAGGGCCATCGGCCGGGTGCTCAGTCCAGGGACGTCATCACGTGCTTGATCCGCGTGTAGTCCTCGAAGCCGTAGCCGGACAGGTCCTTGCCGTAACCGGACTGCTTGAAGCCGCCGTGCGGCATCTCGGCGACCAGCGGGATGTGGGTGTTGATCCACACGCAGCCGAAGTCCAGCCGCCGTGACATCCGCATGGCGCGGGCGTGGTCCTTGGTCCACACCGACGACGCGAGGGCGTAGTCGACGCCGTTGGCCCAGGTGAGGGCCTGCTCCTCGTCGGTGAACGACTGGACGGTGATGACCGGACCGAAGACCTCGCGCTGGATGATCTCGTCGTCCTGCCGCAGCCCGGAGACGACGGTGGGCGCGTAGAAGTAGCCCTCCTCGCCGACCCGGTGGCCGCCGGTCTCGATCCTGGCGTGCGCGGGAAGCCGCTCGATGAAGCCGCTGACCTGCGCGAGCTGCTGGGCGTTGTTCAGCGGCCCGTAGAGGACGTCCTCGTCGTCGGGCCGGCCGGTCTTGGTGTCCGCGGCGGCCTTGGCCAGGGCCGCGGTGAACTCGGCGTGGATCGACTCGTGCACCAGGACGCGGGTGGCTGCGGTGCAGTCCTGGCCGGCGTTGAAGTAGCCGGCCACCGCGATGTCCTCGACGGCGCGCGGGATGTCGACGTCCTCGAAGACCACCACGGGGGCCTTGCCGCCCAGTTCGAGGTGGACGCGCTTGAGGTCCTTGGCGGCCGACCCGGCGACCTCCATGCCGGCCCTGACCGAGCCGGTGATCGAGGCCATCGCGGGCACCGGGTGCTCGACCATCAGCCGGCCGGTGTCGCGGTCGCCGCAGACGACGTTGAAGACGCCCTTGGGCAGGTGCTCGCCCAGGATCTCGGCGAGCAGCACGGTGGACGCCGGGGTGGTGTCGGACGGCTTGAGCACCACCGTGTTGCCCGCGGCGATGGCGGGTGCGAACTTCCAGACCGCCATCATCATCGGATAGTTCCAGGGCGCGACCTGCGCGCAGACCCCGACCGGCTCGCGCCGGACCATCGAGGTCATGCCCTCCATGTACTCACCGGCCGAGCGGCCCTCCAGCATCCGCGCCGCGCCGGCGAAGAAGCGGATCTGGTCGACCATGGGCGGGACTTCCTCGGACATCGTCAGGCCGATCGGCTTTCCGGTGTTCTGGCTCTCCACCGCGACGATCTCGTCGGCCCGCTTCTCGATCGCGTCGGCGATCCGCAGCAGCGCCTTCTGCCGGTCCGACGGCGTGGTGTCCCGCCAGCCGGGGAAGGCCGCGGCGGCCGCGGCCATGGCCGCGTCGACGTCGTCGGCGCCGGACAGTGGCGCGGTGGCGTACGCCTGGCCGGTCACCGGGTCCACCACCTCGGTGGTCCGTCCGTCCGCGGCGGCACGGAACTCTCCGTCGATGTAGTTGCGCAGAGTACGGAGTTCGGTCACGGCGAATGCTCCCTGGTCGTCCGGATCATGGTGCTGTGTCGGGTGTCCACGCACTGAGACAGCACCCAGCTTAGTCGCAGGACTGCCGTATTCGACATACCCGGATCCCACCGACAACCGAATCGGTACCCAGAGGAGCTCCTGGCGACGAATTTCATCGTGAAAGGCTTGCGGGACCGTCGACCTCTCCTGCACAGTGGGGCGCGTGGCCACACGTGACATGAACGGCACCCCGCCGCCGATCGACGCGGTGTCGAAGGCGATCATCGAGCAGCTCCAGGAGGACGGCCGCCGCCCCTACGCGGCGATCGGCAAGGCCGTCGGCCTGTCGGAGGCCGCGGTGCGGCAGCGGGTGCAGAAACTGCTCGACCAGGGCGTTATGCAGATCGTCGCGGTGACCGACCCGCTCACCGTGGGCTTCCGCCGGCAGGCGATGGTCGGCATCACCGTCGCGGGCGACATCGACCCGGTCGCGGAGGCGCTGGCGGCACTGGACGAGGTCGAGTACGTGGTGATCACCGCCGGCTCCTTCGACCTGCTCGCCGAGATCGTCTGCGAGGACGACGACCATCTGCTTGAGCTGATCAACAAGCGGATCCGCGCGCTGCCGGGCGTGCGCTCCACCGAGAGCTTCGTCTACCTCAAGCTCCGCAAGCAGACCTACACCTGGGGAACCAGATAGCCATGAGCGCAGACCTGTCGAAGACGGCGTACGACCACCTGTGGATGCACTTCACCCGGATGTCGGACTACGAGAACGCCCCGGTGCCGACCATCGTGCGCGGCGAGGGCACCTACATCTACGACGACCACGGCAGGCGCTACATCGACGGGCTGTCCGGGCTCTTCGTGGTCAACGCCGGGCACGGGCGGCACGAGCTGGCCGAGACCGCCTACAAGCAGGCCCAGGAGCTGGCGTTCTTCCCCGTGTGGAGCTACGCGCACCCCAAGGCGGTGGAGCTGGCCGAGCGGCTCGCGCACTACGCGCCGGGCGACCTCAACAAGGTCTTCTTCACCACCGGCGGCGGCGAGGCCGTCGAGACGGCGTGGAAGCTGGCGAAGCAGTATCACAAGCTGACCGGCAACCACACGAAGTACAAGGTCATCTCACGGGCCGTCGCCTACCACGGCACCCCGCAGGGCGCGCTGTCCATCACCGGGCTGCCGGCGCTCAAGGCGCCCTTCGAGCCGCTGGTGCCGGGCGCGCGCAAGGTGCCCAACACCAACATCTACCGGGCGACGATCCACGGCGACGACCCGGAGGCCTTCGGCCGCTGGGCGGCCGACCAGATCGAGCAGCAGATCCTCTTCGAAGGCCCCGAGACCGTCGCCGCGATCTTCCTCGAACCGGTGCAGAACGCCGGCGGCTGCTTCCCGCCGCCGCCCGGCTACTTCCAGCGGGTCAGGGAGATCTGCGACACCTACGACGTGCTGCTGGTCTCGGACGAGGTGATCTGCGCCTTCGGCCGGCTCGGCACGATGTTCGGCTGCGAGAAGTTCGGCTACGTGCCGGACATGATCACCTGCGCCAAGGGCATGACGTCCGGCTACTCGCCGATCGGCGCGTGCATCATCTCCGACCGGCTAGCCGAACCCTTCTACCGCGGCGGCAACACCTTCCTGCACGGCTACACCTTCGGCGGCCATCCGGTGTCGGCCGCGGTCGCGCTGACCAACCTCGACATCTTCGAGCGCGAGGGCCTCAACCAGCACGTGCTGGACCACGAGGCGGACTTCTTCGCCACCCTCGGCCGGCTGCGCGACTTGCCGATCGTCGGCGACGTCCGCGGCAACGGCTTCTTCTACGGCATCGAGCTGGTCAAGGACAAGGCCACCAAGGAGACCTTCACCGACGCCGAGACCGAGCGCGTCCTCTACGGCTTCCTGTCCAAGGCCCTCTACGACAGCGGCCTGTACTGCCGCGCCGACGACCGGGGCGACCCGGTGGTCCAGCTGGCCCCGCCGCTGATCTCCGACCAGGCGCTCTTCGACGACATCGAGGGCATCCTGCGGACCGTGCTGACGGAGGCCTGGACGAAGCTGTGAGGCCGCCGGGGCGGCCGGCCTGCAGTGCGGGACCCGGAGCCCGGCGCCGGCTCCGGCGACGTCCGCGGCGCGCTCACCCGTACGGACGGATCGGCGCGGCCGGCCGACGCGCCTGCGGGCGTACCAGGCCACCGCCTGCCTACGGTGCCGGGGAGTGACCGCCCACTCCCCGGCGTCGGCGACACACCGCCGCCCGCCGCCGGGGGGACGACTCGCGGAGGAACGGCATGGTGGCACCGCCCGACAACGACGTGCTCTTCGCCCGCGCCCTGCGCCACTCCCACCGCGGCTCGCCGGCCCTGCTCGGCGTCACGGTCGGGGTGCGCGAAGGGGAGATCCTCGCAGTGGTCGGGCCGCGCGGCTCCGGCAAGACGACGCTGCTGCGCTGCCTGTCCGGGCAGCTGGTGCCCGACCAGGGCGAGGTGTGGTTCAACGGCGGTCCCGTCAACTCCCTGGCCGCCGCCTCCCGCGACCAGCTGCGCCGGGAGCGCTTCGGCTGGGTCGGCAGCGAACCGCAGCTGCTGCCCGAGCTGACCGCGTGGGAGAACGCGGCGCTGCCGCTGCTGATGCGCGGCGTCCGCTCGCGCGCAGCCCGCGCCAAGGCCATGGAATGGCTCGAGCGGCTCGACATCGGCGCCGCGGCGCGCAAGCACCCCGGCGCCATGCTCCAGTCGGAGCGGCAGCGGGTCGCGGTGGCCCGCGCCCTGGTCGCGGTGCCCGCGGTGGTCTTCGCCGACGACCCGGCGGCGCCGCTGCACCGCGCCGACCGCGCCCAGGTGCTGCGCACCCTCGCCAGCGCGGCCCGCTCGCACGGCATGACGGTGGTGCTGGCCGGCACCGACCCGGACACCGCCGGCTACGCCGACCGCACCCTCACGCTGCGGGACGGCTGCCCCGACACCGCGGCGCACACGCACGACCGCGAGACGCCCGACCCTGCCCCGGCGAACGCATGACGCGCCCACAGCGCCAGGGCGTACCTGGCAGCGCGGCCCCCGCCCGTACCGGCGGACGGGGGACGTCGTGCTGAGCTGGCGGGTGGTGCGCGGGGCGCGGCTCGGCGCGATGGGCCGGTGGCTGACGGTGGTCGCCGCGGCTACCGGTACGGGACTGCTGCTGCTGTCGGCGCTCGGCTGGGCGCTGGGGCACACGCAGCCCGGCGCCGGGGCCGGAGTGCGCCTGGTGTGGTGCCTGCTGCCGGTCGCGGTGACCGTGCAGCTCGCGGCGGTGGTCGGCCGCGCCCAGCCGCTGGGGTGGCCGTGTTCCGGGCTCGCCGCGATGGGCCTCGGCAGGACCGCGACCGTACTGATCGGCGCCGCCGGCGCCGCGCTGGCCTGCGCCCTCGGCAGCGCCGTCGCCCTGCTGCTCTTCCTCTACCTGCGCGGCGACCTGGGCGGAGTGCCCTACGCGGGCTCCGCGTCGGGTCCGCTCGGCGCAGGCCACCGGCTGCCGGTCGCCGGCGCGGCCACGCTGCTTGCGCTGGTGCCGCTGGCCGCGGCCGGCGTCGTCGCGGCCGGCGTGTGGCAGCCGCGGGCGGCGAAGCCGGGCGCGGCGCCGGTGGGGCTGCCCTGGGGTGTCGCGCTGACCGCGGTCGGGCTCGCCGTGCAGGTGAGCGCGCCGCGCGGCGACACGCTGCCGCTGCCCAGCGGTCTCGGCTCGGTGTCGCCGGCGACGGCGGCCGGCTGGCTGGTCGCCTCGGTCGGCATGGTGGTCGCCGGGCCCGGCCTGGTGCACCTGTGCGGACGGCTGCTCGCCCTGCACCGGCCGGGCGCGCTGCGGCTGCTGGCCGGCCGGGCGCTCCAGCAGGAGGCGCGCAGGATCGGCCGCCCGCTCGGCCTGCTGTGCGCGACGGCGACGGGCGCGGTGGCCACCTACGACCTGCAGAGCGGCGGCGGGCACCGGCTCGGGCCGCTGACAACCTTCGCCGCGGCCCTGATCGGCGTGTGCGTGCTGGCGATCACCGGCACCGCGATGCTGGAGGCCAGGGGCGCCAGGGCGCGGTCCACCGCCGCGCTGCGGGACCTCGGGGCCTCGCCGGCCCTGCTGCGCGGTGCCGTCGCGCTGCGCGCCGGGGTGCTGCTCGCGGTCGCGATCCCGCTGACGGCCCTCGTCGCCGGGCTCGCGACGGTCCCGGCCACCCGGTGAACAGGCCGGCGGGCTATCGTGCTGGCGTGCCTGCCGACGCCACTCCCCCGCCCGCCCGTGAGATCGAGACCCTGGAGGAATTCGACCGGGTCGCCCTGACGGGCTCCTTCGCCGGATACCGCCTCCAGGCCGTCGACCTGACGGACCGTACGTTCGCACTGCTGGTCGCCGACACCACCCAGGCGGTCTTCCTCGGCTGCCCGATGGAGCCGCAGGCGCTCGCCCACGTCAGGGCGGGGGGCGCGCTGGTCTTCCCGCCGGTCCCGCATCTGCCCTTCGACCCCTACCGGGCCACGCTCTACAGCCCCGCCGAGCTCTACGCGGATCTGGCCGGCGGCTACCCGCACACCCCGGACGCCCGGGCGTACGAGTGGTTCAAGGCGACCGCGGCCAGCGGGGACATACTCGCCTCGATGCTGCGCTCGATCCACGACGACGCCGTGACCGACGCCCTGGACGAGCACCTGGCGGACGCCCGGGTGGTCGGTGTGATGGGCGGCCACGCGATGAAGCGGGGCACCGACGCCTACGCGGGCGCGGCCCGACTCGGCCGGGCGCTGGCCCGCGACGGCCTGACGGTGGC from Streptomyces sp. NBC_01198 includes these protein-coding regions:
- a CDS encoding LOG family protein, coding for MPADATPPPAREIETLEEFDRVALTGSFAGYRLQAVDLTDRTFALLVADTTQAVFLGCPMEPQALAHVRAGGALVFPPVPHLPFDPYRATLYSPAELYADLAGGYPHTPDARAYEWFKATAASGDILASMLRSIHDDAVTDALDEHLADARVVGVMGGHAMKRGTDAYAGAARLGRALARDGLTVATGGGPGAMEAANFGAYAAPHDDVMLGKALSVLGGAPSFRPSVGAWALTAFEVRERWPEGGTSLGVPTWFYGHEPPNAFASHVAKFFANAVREDTLLARCNVGVVFLPGAAGTVQEIFDAATPNYYSSRGEPTPMVLVDRVHWTEQLPAWPLLNALARDHPMAWRVALVESVHEVPDALARLAEK
- a CDS encoding ABC transporter ATP-binding protein, coding for MVAPPDNDVLFARALRHSHRGSPALLGVTVGVREGEILAVVGPRGSGKTTLLRCLSGQLVPDQGEVWFNGGPVNSLAAASRDQLRRERFGWVGSEPQLLPELTAWENAALPLLMRGVRSRAARAKAMEWLERLDIGAAARKHPGAMLQSERQRVAVARALVAVPAVVFADDPAAPLHRADRAQVLRTLASAARSHGMTVVLAGTDPDTAGYADRTLTLRDGCPDTAAHTHDRETPDPAPANA
- a CDS encoding polyamine ABC transporter substrate-binding protein, which gives rise to MEQYDPLPPSLRAALRRSTTGGRAAMGRRTLLRAAGLGAAGVAGLTACGIPAAGRTGDSTASSDHSAQEKTVDFSNWTEYIDVSDDGKHRPTLEAFTKRTGIKVKYTEDINDNVEFFGKIKPQLSAGQDTGRDLMVLTDWLAARMIRLGWVQQLNPAHLPHAFANLEQRFRSPDWDPGRAYSYPWQGIATCIAYNKKATKGRAVTSISQLLDDPSLKGRVAMLSEMRDTIGMTLLDMGHKPETVTDDTYDAAIARVQKAVDSQQIRKFTGNDYTDGLSKGDIAACVAWAGDLVQLRIDDPDIEYVFPDAGFLFSTDNLLIPAKARHKANAERLIDYYYEPQVAAQVSAYIAYVCPVAGVKPYLAKIDPSLASNPLILPDAAMDAKSHSFRSLSEDEDTRYEEKFSKLIGA
- a CDS encoding adenosine deaminase, which codes for MPDSAPAGGLEAFIAGLPKAELHVHHVGSASPRIVAELAARHPDSAVPTDPAALADYFSFRDFAHFIQVYLSVVDLIRDAEDVRLLTFEVARDMARQNVRYAELTVTPYSSVRRGIHDREFMAAIEDARKAAEAELGVVLRWCFDIPGEAGLPSAEETARLALDLRPEGLVSFGLGGPEIGVPRPQFKPYFDRARAAGLHSVPHAGETTGPETIWDALRELGAERIGHGTSAAADPRLLDHLAEHRIPLEVCPTSNIATRAVATLDEHPIRRMVEAGVLVTVNSDDPPMFGTDLNTEYAVAARLLELDHLGVAGLAKNAVEASFLDPAGKARIAAEIDSYAAAWH
- a CDS encoding ABC transporter ATP-binding protein, which translates into the protein MTTAPSAAPGDAVRLSGLSKTYGSFTAVHPLDLAVPAGSFFALLGASGCGKTTTLRMIAGLETPTAGSVALGGQDVTALPPYKRPVNTVFQNYALFPHLDIHENVAFGLRRRGVKSVEQQVGDMLDLVQLGGFGRRKPHQLSGGQQQRVAVARALINKPEVLLLDEPLGALDLKLRRQMQLELKRIQTEVGITFIHVTHDQEEAMTMADTVAVMNAGRVEQLGAPADLYENPGSTFVANFLGTSNLIEAEVTGTSGGDILLVSAGQPLTLPAARCSAEVATGGTVLAGVRPEKIALAHRDDEDAIPEGRNRVPGRIVDSSFIGVSTQYVIDSPVCPELEVFVPNVERDGRLVPGAPVVLHWNPAHTFGLDAAQDIDAGLGADAEDAAYSPSAPAPSASGKDAAGNGGTAKDGSAAEAAV
- a CDS encoding Lrp/AsnC family transcriptional regulator; its protein translation is MNGTPPPIDAVSKAIIEQLQEDGRRPYAAIGKAVGLSEAAVRQRVQKLLDQGVMQIVAVTDPLTVGFRRQAMVGITVAGDIDPVAEALAALDEVEYVVITAGSFDLLAEIVCEDDDHLLELINKRIRALPGVRSTESFVYLKLRKQTYTWGTR
- a CDS encoding aspartate aminotransferase family protein, which encodes MSADLSKTAYDHLWMHFTRMSDYENAPVPTIVRGEGTYIYDDHGRRYIDGLSGLFVVNAGHGRHELAETAYKQAQELAFFPVWSYAHPKAVELAERLAHYAPGDLNKVFFTTGGGEAVETAWKLAKQYHKLTGNHTKYKVISRAVAYHGTPQGALSITGLPALKAPFEPLVPGARKVPNTNIYRATIHGDDPEAFGRWAADQIEQQILFEGPETVAAIFLEPVQNAGGCFPPPPGYFQRVREICDTYDVLLVSDEVICAFGRLGTMFGCEKFGYVPDMITCAKGMTSGYSPIGACIISDRLAEPFYRGGNTFLHGYTFGGHPVSAAVALTNLDIFEREGLNQHVLDHEADFFATLGRLRDLPIVGDVRGNGFFYGIELVKDKATKETFTDAETERVLYGFLSKALYDSGLYCRADDRGDPVVQLAPPLISDQALFDDIEGILRTVLTEAWTKL
- a CDS encoding glycerophosphodiester phosphodiesterase translates to MALTVAHRGDPFAYRENTLPSVRSALLKGADAVEVDVRVTLDGVPVLLHDETLERLWDLPHPVGALTAAEVAELTGGGLPTLEDALAELRRHARGRMLLDLNGAEQAAPALAAVRAAGAQERVYFCGGATAMRAVRAADADAEIALTWKTSARPAPALLAAVAPRWLNLRFGLVDPPTVAYARERGLLVAAWTADWRRSMRRLLALGADSVTTNRLTALQRLTGLPAPGGTGSRRPGT
- a CDS encoding gamma-aminobutyraldehyde dehydrogenase, with product MTELRTLRNYIDGEFRAAADGRTTEVVDPVTGQAYATAPLSGADDVDAAMAAAAAAFPGWRDTTPSDRQKALLRIADAIEKRADEIVAVESQNTGKPIGLTMSEEVPPMVDQIRFFAGAARMLEGRSAGEYMEGMTSMVRREPVGVCAQVAPWNYPMMMAVWKFAPAIAAGNTVVLKPSDTTPASTVLLAEILGEHLPKGVFNVVCGDRDTGRLMVEHPVPAMASITGSVRAGMEVAGSAAKDLKRVHLELGGKAPVVVFEDVDIPRAVEDIAVAGYFNAGQDCTAATRVLVHESIHAEFTAALAKAAADTKTGRPDDEDVLYGPLNNAQQLAQVSGFIERLPAHARIETGGHRVGEEGYFYAPTVVSGLRQDDEIIQREVFGPVITVQSFTDEEQALTWANGVDYALASSVWTKDHARAMRMSRRLDFGCVWINTHIPLVAEMPHGGFKQSGYGKDLSGYGFEDYTRIKHVMTSLD